A window of Metabacillus sp. B2-18 contains these coding sequences:
- a CDS encoding Ger(x)C family spore germination protein has protein sequence MKKLNWHILLFYTFLIIISFFIGRNVQNTSLNNFSMVSAVGIDIDEENVYHLTIQLLNPPALQRNASGDQLGAVVYEEHGRTISDAIRKLSKRISRTIFLDNTEIIVVSEELAKKGITDVLNFLILEPNISANLKFFVTKEVKPSTVLQLFSPVHKFSASRIRETIENVEANYGSAKILYPNKIKNYLMNKTVVNTSIPYLVVKGDPSKGITKENISTYLSPTYLMIGGMAFFKGDQLVDFLGDEEGKTLLMLDGSLLQRSIWEASCPKDKKNKFAAMNILDTKTKFHFKQENNIPAFTIDVKVDGEIYESNCDMNFEHPNKEKYEKQFEQDIKQSIDDLVAKSQKYNTDFIGFAKNIYLSKPSQWHELENDWDSIYPTMKVDVNVKVTVTDTGESTQIPD, from the coding sequence ATGAAGAAATTAAACTGGCACATCCTGCTTTTTTACACATTTCTTATTATTATTAGTTTTTTTATAGGAAGAAATGTACAAAATACATCTCTAAATAATTTTTCCATGGTTTCTGCTGTAGGAATTGATATAGACGAGGAGAATGTCTATCACCTTACTATTCAGCTTTTAAACCCTCCTGCTCTCCAACGAAATGCATCAGGAGATCAGCTAGGTGCTGTTGTGTATGAAGAACATGGACGAACTATTTCAGATGCCATCCGAAAACTATCTAAACGAATTTCAAGAACTATTTTTTTAGACAATACTGAGATTATTGTTGTAAGTGAAGAGCTTGCAAAAAAAGGGATTACAGATGTATTGAATTTTCTCATTCTTGAACCAAATATTTCAGCAAACCTTAAGTTTTTTGTAACAAAAGAAGTAAAACCATCCACTGTTTTACAGTTATTTTCTCCTGTTCATAAATTTTCAGCTTCTCGAATTAGAGAAACAATTGAAAATGTAGAAGCAAATTATGGTTCAGCCAAGATTCTCTATCCTAATAAGATAAAAAACTATTTAATGAATAAAACCGTTGTTAATACAAGTATTCCCTATTTAGTCGTTAAGGGTGACCCTTCAAAAGGAATAACAAAAGAGAACATAAGCACATATTTGTCACCAACATACTTAATGATCGGTGGAATGGCATTCTTTAAAGGTGATCAATTAGTTGATTTTTTAGGTGATGAAGAAGGAAAAACACTGTTAATGTTAGATGGAAGCCTTTTACAAAGATCCATCTGGGAAGCTAGTTGTCCTAAAGATAAAAAAAACAAATTCGCAGCGATGAATATATTAGATACAAAAACTAAATTTCACTTTAAACAAGAAAATAACATTCCTGCATTTACAATTGATGTTAAAGTAGATGGCGAAATATACGAATCAAACTGTGATATGAACTTTGAGCATCCTAATAAAGAGAAATATGAAAAGCAATTTGAACAAGATATTAAGCAAAGCATCGATGACCTAGTAGCAAAAAGTCAAAAATATAATACTGATTTTATTGGTTTTGCTAAGAATATTTACCTTTCCAAGCCTTCACAATGGCATGAGCTCGAAAATGATTGGGATTCTATCTATCCTACTATGAAGGTGGATGTAAACGTAAAAGTGACGGTTACCGACACTGGAGAATCAACACAAATTCCTGATTAA